The sequence TTCGCGCGCAATCGTCATATGATCGTGCACATCGGCGAATACAGTGGGTTCGACGAAATAGCCAGGTAAGTGGTCAGGGCGATTGCCGCCTGCCACCAGTTTGGCGCCTTGCTTTTTACCCTCCTCGATCATGCCAAGAATGCGATGCAGCTGTTCCTGATCGACTTGTGGTCCTTGTTCCACATGCAATTCGAAGGGATTGCCAAGTGTGCGCTTCTTGGCGCGCTCAGCACTACGCTCCACAAATTCATCATAGATTTTTTCTTCGACAAATGTACGAGAGCCAGCGCAACAAGTTTGTCCCATATTGAAGAAGAGGCCAAAGTGAGCAGATTCGACGGCATAATCCAAATCGGTATCAGCCAAAACAATGTTAGGACTTTTGCCGCCCAATTCCAAAGTGACACGCTTCAAGTTAGTATGACCGGAAGCTTGCTGGATCAGTTTGCCCACTTCAGTGGAACCGGTGAAGGCGACTTTGTCAACGTCGTAATGATTGGCCAAAGCTGCGCCAGCTTCGCCGAAACCGGGCAACACATTGACCACACCTTCTGGGAAGCCAgcttccttgaccaattccgcaATGTAAAGAGCGGTCAAGCTGGTTTGTTCGGCTGGTTTCAGTACAATGGTGTTACCAGTAGCCAGAGCTGGACCCAACTTCCAGGCCATCATCAAAATTGGGAAATTCCATGGGATGATTTGGGCGCACACACCAACCGGTTCGTGGCGAGTGTAAGCGAAGTAGTCACCATCCATGGGAACGGTCTTGCCATGATTCTTATCCGCCCAACCGGCAAAATAGCGTAGATTCTTCACAGCCGTAGGTACGTCCACATTGTAAGCGACTGCATAGGGTTTGCCATTGTCCAATGTTTCCAAACTCTATAAAAGATGCAAGTGTTATCAAGGGTGTGCagctattacaaaaacaaaaacaaaaaaaggaagaaaacgaAAACTTACCGCCAAGTAGACGCGATCACGTTCGAGCAGATCCGCCAAGCGATTGATATGCACACCACGTTCGGAGGCGTCCATGCGGCGCCATGGTGAACCAACTCTGTGAgcgataaacaaaatttatttt is a genomic window of Anastrepha ludens isolate Willacy chromosome 6, idAnaLude1.1, whole genome shotgun sequence containing:
- the LOC128868331 gene encoding aldehyde dehydrogenase, mitochondrial isoform X1 → MLRLLRSNALVSSGKSLIGAMNGGVAKYSSQVPDPHINPEILYTGLFINNEWHKSKSGKTFGSINPATEKQVAEIQCAGKEDVDIAVQAARTAFKVGSPWRRMDASERGVHINRLADLLERDRVYLASLETLDNGKPYAVAYNVDVPTAVKNLRYFAGWADKNHGKTVPMDGDYFAYTRHEPVGVCAQIIPWNFPILMMAWKLGPALATGNTIVLKPAEQTSLTALYIAELVKEAGFPEGVVNVLPGFGEAGAALANHYDVDKVAFTGSTEVGKLIQQASGHTNLKRVTLELGGKSPNIVLADTDLDYAVESAHFGLFFNMGQTCCAGSRTFVEEKIYDEFVERSAERAKKRTLGNPFELHVEQGPQVDQEQLHRILGMIEEGKKQGAKLVAGGNRPDHLPGYFVEPTVFADVHDHMTIAREEIFGPVQQLIRFKSLDEVIERANNSDYGLAAAVFTRDLDKANYVVQGLRAGTVWVNTYNAFGAQMPFGGYKMSGHGRENGEYALQNYTEVKSVIMKITQKNS
- the LOC128868331 gene encoding aldehyde dehydrogenase, mitochondrial isoform X2; protein product: MFGGCLVWRSHTFDILHKLFINNEWHKSKSGKTFGSINPATEKQVAEIQCAGKEDVDIAVQAARTAFKVGSPWRRMDASERGVHINRLADLLERDRVYLASLETLDNGKPYAVAYNVDVPTAVKNLRYFAGWADKNHGKTVPMDGDYFAYTRHEPVGVCAQIIPWNFPILMMAWKLGPALATGNTIVLKPAEQTSLTALYIAELVKEAGFPEGVVNVLPGFGEAGAALANHYDVDKVAFTGSTEVGKLIQQASGHTNLKRVTLELGGKSPNIVLADTDLDYAVESAHFGLFFNMGQTCCAGSRTFVEEKIYDEFVERSAERAKKRTLGNPFELHVEQGPQVDQEQLHRILGMIEEGKKQGAKLVAGGNRPDHLPGYFVEPTVFADVHDHMTIAREEIFGPVQQLIRFKSLDEVIERANNSDYGLAAAVFTRDLDKANYVVQGLRAGTVWVNTYNAFGAQMPFGGYKMSGHGRENGEYALQNYTEVKSVIMKITQKNS